A region of Phalacrocorax carbo chromosome 7, bPhaCar2.1, whole genome shotgun sequence DNA encodes the following proteins:
- the EIF4G1 gene encoding eukaryotic translation initiation factor 4 gamma 1 isoform X6 has product MNKAPQPTGGAPTAPHPAPSPGLPQPTFPPGQTAPVVFNPAPTSQMNTPSQPRQHFYQNRAQPPASASRVQSNTTARPGPPAHVYPAASQVMMIPSQISYTPSQGAYYIPGQGRSTYVVPTQQYPVQPGAPSFYPGASPTEFGTYAGAYYPAQGVQQFPAGVPTAQVIVSQQPPIPPKRERKTIRIRDPNQGGKDITEEIMSGARTSSTPTPPQAGSGLEPQANGETPHVAVIVRPDDRPKPALVVSKPVSLEPSKSASPSPPPPLIPEVEPVVLSAVTLVPMEPPVDVDTKVELGEAPPDPHKTFSAITTVPGAVDLPLVPAPNMDTVATEEEEEEVAVPLPEPAPQAPVPPEVLPVPVVPSIPAMPPVPAAASPPPVVPQAPEAPAKPASPSPPPPQEEPCPEPAAEPAAEANGVLEEVPEPVPEAPVCQLVPVPVPVPMPTLDSPIAQPEELPLPNGVEGTGKVELSEEQPESDVSPISEPEEPAQPGTPASPPAEEEEEESEGPSEAQERSLSPAPAPSQTSEATAQVAMSVPKKKRRMKELNKKEAVGDLLDAFKESQISDSASEAENKPPASAPPREAEDAAPAHPQEESEETWEEKEDKLAPEKGKAADQKYRYKEEQWKPLNPEEKKRYDREFLLGFQFIFASMQKPEGLPQITDVVLDKANKTPLRALDPIRLSGMNCSPDFTPSFANLGRPVMGNRGLPSGLGPRRSQQSQRKEPRKIIATVSLNEDVKLNKAEKAWKPSSKRASEEEDPENIKTQELLRRVRSILNKLTPQMFQQLMKQVMELSIDTEERLKGVIDLVFEKAISEPNFSVAYANMCRCLMGLKVPTTDKPTVTVNFRKLLLNRCQKEFEKDKDDDEIFEKRQKEMDDASAPEEKARMKDELEEARDKARRRSLGNIKFIGELFKLKMLTEAIMHDCVVKLLKNHDEESLECLCRLLTTIGKDLDFEKAKPRMDQYFNQMEKIIKEKKTSSRIRFMLQDVIDLRRNSWVPRRGDQGPKTIDQIHKEAEMEEHREHIKVQQLMSKDKRRGPPGPPSSSGRGSLVADDGWNTVPISKGNRPIDTSRLTKITKPGSIDSNNQLFAPGGRLSWGKGSSGGSGTKPADSASDSGRPATSTLNRFSALQQSTPAESLESRRVVQRSSSSRDRSEKAADRDRESRSEKGSDRLERPDRGERADRNRSALTKRSFSKETEDRSREREKQSGPEAVRKAASMTEERDRSRETIKQEPAPPGASPKPVLSEEELEKKSKAIIEEYLHINDMKEALQCVQELGSPSSLYIFVQNGIESTLERSTISREHMGVLLCQLVKAGTLSKEQYYKGLREILEIAEDMEIDIPHIWLYLAELITPILQEEGISMEELFREITKPLVPIGKATTLLVEVLGLLCKGMSQKTVGKLWRDGGLSWKEFLPEDQDVNKFVTEQKLEYTMGDSSDTLSHKELTSEELCKQMDKLLKENPNNQRIHDWIEANLSEQQVSSNTFIRALMTSVCHSAIIFETPYRVDSLVIHNQAKLLQKYLRDEQKELQALYALQALVVKLEQPPNLLRMFFDALYDEDVIKEEAFYKWESSKDLAEQQGKGVALKSVTAFFTWLREAEDESDNN; this is encoded by the exons ATGAACAAAGCTCCACAGCCCACAGGAGGAGCCCCGACAGCCCCGCACCCTGCCCCTTCTCCTGGACTGCCGCAG ccAACGTTCCCACCTGGTCAGACGGCACCTGTGGTTTTTAACCCGGCACCGACCTCACAAATGAATACGCCTTCTCAGCCGCGCCAG CATTTCTACCAGAACAGGGCACAGCCTCCTGCCAGCGCGTCCCGTGTGCAGAGTAACACGACGGCCCGGCCTGGCCCTCCTGCTCATGTGTATCCGGCTGCTTCCCAGGTGATGATGATACCCTCCCAGATATCCTACACACCTTCCCAAGGAGCCTATTACATTCCCGGACAG GGTCGCTCCACGTACGTCGTCCCAACCCAACAGTACCCAGTCCAGCCTGGTGCCCCTAGTTTTTACCCTGGAGCCAGCCCCACAGAATTCGGGACTTACG cgGGTGCTTACTACCCGGCACAGGGGGTGCAGCAGTTCCCGGCAGGGGTCCCCACCGCCCAGGTCATTGTGAGCCAGCAGCCACCGATCCCCCCAAAACGAGAGCGCAAGACG ATCCGGATACGAGACCCCAACCAAGGTGGGAAAGATATCACTGAAGAAATAATGTCCGGAGCAAGGACCTcatccacccccacccctccgcAG GCTGGAAGCGGTTTGGAGCCCCAGGCCAATGGAGAGACCCCTCATGTAGCAGTTATTGTCCGGCCAG ATGACCGCCCAAAGCCTGCGCTGGTGGTGAGCAAGCCCGTCTCCCTGGAGCCCAGCAAATCAGCGTCCCCAtcgcctccccctcccctcatCCCCGAGGTGGAGCCTGTGGTGCTCTCGGCGGTGACACTGGTGCCAATGGAGCCCCCTGTGGACGTGGACACTAAAGTGGAGCTGGGCGAGGCGCCGCCCGACCCGCACAAGACGTTTAGCGCCATCACTACAGTGCCAGGGGCTGTAGATCTGCCCCTTGTGCCCGCGCCCAACATGGACACGGTGGCcacggaggaggaggaggaggaggttgctGTTCCCCTCCCAGAACCCGCCCCACAGGCACCTGTGCCCCCTGAGGTGCTGCCGGTGCCTGTTGTACCCTCGATACCAGCCATGCCCCCAGTGCCGGCTGCAGCATCACCGCCGCCCGTCGTACCACAGGCCCCTGAAGCACCCGCCAAAcccgcctcccccagccccccgcctccccaggAAGAGCCCTGCCCTGAGCCTGCTGCTGAGCCTGCCGCTGAGGCCAACGGGGTCTTAGAGGAGGTGCCCGAGCCGGTCCCCGAGGCGCCTGTGTGCCAGCTGGTGCCAGTGCCGGTGCCTGTGCCCATGCCCACCCTGGATTCCCCCATTGCCCAGCCTGAAGAGTTGCCCCTGCCTAATGGGGTGGAGGGCACTGGTAAAGTGGAGCTGAGTGAGGAACAGCCCGAGTCAGATGTCAGCCCCATCTCAGAGCCCGAGGAGCCGGCTCAGCCTGgcacccctgcctcccccccggcagaagaggaagaggaggagagcgAAGGCCCCAGTGAGGCCCAGGAACGGAGCTTGAGCCCGGCCCCTGCCCCTTCGCAGACCTCGGAGGCGACCGCGCAAG tCGCCATGTCGGTGCCAAAGAAAAAGCGAAGGATGAAGGAGCTGAACAAGAAGGAGGCAGTAGGAGATTTGCTGGATGCCTTTAAAGAG TCTCAGATCAGTGACAGTGCCTCGGAGGCAGAGAACAAGCCCCCTGCATCTGCCCCTCCCCGTGAAGCGGAGgatgcagcccctgcccatcCACAGGAAGAGTCGGAGGAGACgtgggaggaaaaagaggacAAGCTGGCCCCGGAGAAGGGCAAGGCTGCCGACCAGAAGTACCGCTACAAAGAAG AGCAATGGAAGCCACTGAACCCTGAGGAGAAGAAGCGATATGACCGGGAGTTCCTGCTGGGCTTCCAGTTCATCTTTGCCAGCATGCAGAAACCTGAGGGGCTTCCCCAGATCACAGATGTGGTGCTGGACAAG GCCAACAAGACCCCGCTGCGGGCACTTGACCCCATCCGCCTCAGCGGCATGAACTGCAGTCCTGACTTCACCCCCTCTTTCGCCAACCTCGGCCGGCCTGTCATGGGCAACCGGGGCCTG CCCTCAGGGTTGGGTCCCCGCCgctcccagcagagccagaggAAGGAGCCCCGTAAAATCATTGCCACTGTGTCCCTCAATGAGGATGTCAAGCTGAACAAGGCTGAGAAGGCCTGGAAACCCAGCAGCAAGCGTGCTTCTGAGGAGGAGGATCCTGAGAACATCAAGACGCAG GAACTGCTCCGCCGTGTCCGCAGCATCCTCAACAAACTGACACCCCAGATGTTCCAGCAGCTGATGAAGCAGGTGATGGAGTTGTCCATCGACACGGAGGAGCGGCTCAAGGGTGTCATTGACCTCGTCTTCGAGAAGGCCATCTCGGAGCCAAACTTCTCTGTTGCCTATGCTAACATGTGCCGTTGCCTTATGGGg CTCAAAGTGCCCACAACAGACAAGCCCACGGTGACTGTGAACTTCCGCAAGCTGCTGCTCAACCGCTGCCAGAAGGAGTTTGAGAAGGACAAGGATGATGATGAGATCTTCGAGAAGCGGCAGAAGGAGATGGATGATGCCAGTGCT cctgaggAGAAGGCACGCATGAAGGATGAGCTGGAGGAGGCGCGGGACAAGGCCCGCCGACGATCCCTGGGGAACATCAAGTTTATTGGAGAGCTCTTCAAACTGAAGATGTTGACAGAGGCCATCATGCATGACTGCGTGGTGAAGCTGCTCAAAAACCATGATGAGGAGTCTCTTGAGTGTCTTTGCCGCCTGCTTACCACCATTGGCAAGGACTTGGACTTCGAGAAGGCCAAG CCTAGGATGGACCAGTACTTCAATCAGATGGAGAAGATCATCAAAGAGAAGAAGACATCATCCCGAATCCGTTTCATGCTGCAGGATGTGATTGACCTCAGACGG AATAGCTGGGTGCCGCGGCGAGGAGACCAGGGCCCCAAAACCATTGACCAGATCCACAAGGAAGCAGAGATGGAGGAGCATCGGGAACACATCAAAGTGCAGCAGCTTATGTCGAAGGACAAGAGGAGAGGACCCCCTGGACCACCTTCAAGCA GTGGGCGTGGGAGCCTGGTCGCAGATGATGGCTGGAACACAGTGCCCATCAGCAAGGGCAACCGGCCCATTGACACTAGCCGGCTAACGAAGATCACCAAG CCTGGATCCATCGACTCCAACAACCAGCTGTTTGCACCAGGCGGGCGGCTGAGCTGgggcaaaggcagcagtggAGGGTCTGGCACAAAGCCTGCAGATTCAG CATCTGATTCAGGGCGACCAGCCACGAGCACCTTGAACCGCTTCTCAGCACTCCAGCAGTCAACCCCTGCTGAGAGCCTGGAGTCCCGCCGAGTGGTGCAGAG gagcagctccagcCGTGACAGGTCAGAGAAGGCTGCGGACAGAGACCGGGAATCGCGTTCGGAGAAGGGCAGTGACCGCCTGGAGCGTCCTGACCGGGGGGAGAGGGCAGACAGGAACAGGTCTGCCCTCACCAAGAGGAGCTTCAGCAAAGAGACAGAAGACAGGAGCCGAGAACGGGAGAAGCAGAGTGGCCCCGAGGCCGTGCGCAAGGCTGCTAGCATGACAGAAGAACGAGATAGGAGCCGAGAGACCA TTAAGCAAGAGCCAGCACCTCCCGGAGCATCGCCCAAGCCTGTGCTGTCAgaagaggagctggagaagaaaTCCAAGGCAATCATAGAAGAATACCTGCACATCAATGACATGAAG GAGGCTCTGCAGTGcgtgcaggagctgggcagccccTCCTCGCTCTACATCTTTGTGCAGAATGGCATCGAGTCCACGCTGGAGAGGAGCACCATCTCCCGCGAGCACATGGGGGTCTTGCTGTGCCAGCTGGTGAAGGCGGGCACGCTCTCCAAGGAGCAGTACTACAAGGG GCTGCGGGAGATCCTGGAGATTGCAGAAGACATGGAGATCGACATCCCACACATCTGGCTGTACCTGGCTGAGCTCATCACCCCCATCCTGCAAGAGGAAGGCATCTCCATGGAGGAACTATTCAG GGAGATAACAAAGCCCCTGGTGCCCATTGGGAAGGCCACCACGCTGTTGGTCGAGGTGTTGGGCTTGTTGTGTAAGGGCATG AGCCAGAAGACTGTAGGCAAGCTGTGGCGGGATGGGGGCCTGAGCTGGAAGGAATTCCTGCCTGAGGACCAGGATGTCAACAAATTTGTGACAGAGCAG AAATTGGAGTATACGATGGGGGACAGCTCGGACACACTGAGCCACAAGGAGCTGACCTCAGAGGAGCTGTGCAAGCAAATGGacaaactgctgaaggagaaccCGAACAACCAAAGAATACATGACTGGATTGAG GCCAACCTGAGCGAGCAGCAGGTCTCGTCCAACACGTTTATCAGGGCCCTGATGACATCTGTGTGCCACTCGGCCATCATCT TTGAGACTCCCTACCGTGTGGATTCTCTGGTCATCCACAACCAAgccaagctgcttcagaagtacCTGCGGGACGAGCAGAAGGAGCTCCAGGCACTCTATGCTCTGCAAGCCTTGGTGGTGAAGCTGGAGCAGCCTCCCA ACCTGCTGCGGATGTTCTTTGATGCCCTCTACGATGAGGATGTCATCAAGGAGGAGGCTTTCTACAAGTGGGAGTCCAGCAAGGACCTGGCCGAGCAGCAGGGCAAAGGGGTGGCTCTCAAATCAGTGACGGCCTTTTTCACCTGGCTTCGGGAAGCTGAGGATGAGTCGGACAACAACTGA